The Fructilactobacillus myrtifloralis genome contains a region encoding:
- a CDS encoding LysM peptidoglycan-binding domain-containing protein, giving the protein MKFKGLKTAAAITAVSAGVLFAGANNADASTNVTVKSGDTLSQIAQDYNVTVQSLKEANKIQDINRIYVGETFVIGDNGNVQVAAPQAPAAQPHYEVKQATAQPAAQTETPAAQPAEASQPAAQPVQAQAQAQAPAKTEAPAAQPVQAQAQTPAQPATQQQPAAKPAVAAQPAQTQAPAATQASSNTGAESDGSLDSIAAVESGGSYTARNGQYIGKYQLSSSYLNGDYSPANQERVARQYAISRYGSVANAVAFRNAHNYW; this is encoded by the coding sequence ATGAAATTTAAAGGACTAAAAACTGCTGCTGCCATTACCGCTGTTTCTGCTGGTGTTTTGTTTGCCGGTGCTAACAACGCTGACGCTTCTACGAACGTAACGGTTAAATCTGGGGACACGCTTTCACAAATCGCCCAAGACTACAACGTAACGGTTCAAAGCTTAAAGGAAGCTAACAAAATCCAAGACATTAACCGGATTTACGTTGGTGAAACTTTTGTAATCGGTGACAATGGTAACGTTCAAGTTGCTGCTCCTCAAGCACCAGCTGCTCAACCTCACTACGAAGTTAAGCAAGCAACTGCTCAACCAGCTGCTCAAACTGAAACTCCAGCTGCACAACCAGCCGAAGCTAGCCAACCTGCTGCACAACCGGTTCAAGCACAAGCACAAGCACAAGCTCCAGCTAAGACTGAAGCCCCAGCTGCTCAACCAGTTCAAGCTCAAGCACAAACTCCAGCTCAACCAGCTACTCAACAACAACCAGCTGCTAAACCAGCCGTAGCTGCACAACCAGCTCAAACGCAAGCTCCAGCTGCTACCCAAGCAAGCAGCAATACTGGTGCCGAAAGTGATGGTTCCTTAGACTCCATCGCCGCTGTTGAATCTGGTGGCTCATACACGGCCCGGAATGGTCAATACATTGGTAAATACCAATTGTCTTCATCATACTTGAACGGTGACTACTCACCAGCTAACCAAGAACGGGTTGCTCGTCAATACGCAATTAGTCGTTACGGTTCAGTTGCGAACGCCGTTGCTTTCCGGAACGCCCACAACTACTGGTAA
- a CDS encoding DegV family protein produces MIHIVTDSTAQLTPEEITENDLHVIPLQVSFEGKTYRDNVDITRQQFSDMLKDDETEFPKTSQPALGQFVETYEQILNDDPHGSIISIHLTHVISGTVETARSAAQQVEGDIRVIDSQSTDRGMAFEVLEAAKLAQKGSTPDEIEKAVVAMIPEISLHVFVNSFDYLVKGGRASRAVGFISSLIQLKPVLELKDDQLAIVAKCRGAKKMHKVRDEITETLIKDPKVKEVGLSYVDSTEDVDVVANRIKEARPDIHVLVRLTCPVIMTHVGPGGFAIIYK; encoded by the coding sequence ATGATTCATATCGTTACAGATTCAACTGCCCAACTAACTCCAGAAGAGATCACTGAAAATGATTTGCACGTCATTCCTTTACAGGTCAGTTTTGAAGGAAAGACGTACCGTGATAACGTTGACATCACCCGGCAACAGTTTTCTGACATGCTAAAGGATGACGAAACGGAATTTCCCAAAACCAGTCAACCTGCGTTAGGTCAGTTCGTAGAAACTTACGAACAAATCCTTAACGATGATCCCCACGGTAGCATTATTTCGATTCACCTCACTCACGTAATCAGTGGGACGGTGGAAACGGCCCGGTCTGCAGCCCAGCAAGTGGAAGGCGATATCCGAGTTATCGATAGTCAGTCCACCGATCGGGGAATGGCGTTTGAAGTCTTAGAAGCCGCTAAATTAGCCCAGAAAGGTAGCACTCCGGATGAAATTGAAAAAGCGGTGGTGGCCATGATTCCAGAGATCAGCCTCCACGTGTTCGTAAATAGCTTTGACTACTTGGTCAAGGGGGGACGCGCTAGTCGAGCCGTTGGTTTTATTTCTTCCCTCATTCAACTCAAACCGGTCTTAGAACTGAAGGATGACCAGTTAGCAATTGTGGCTAAGTGTCGGGGCGCCAAGAAAATGCACAAGGTTCGAGATGAAATTACCGAAACCCTAATTAAGGATCCGAAGGTGAAGGAAGTCGGCCTCTCTTACGTGGACTCTACGGAAGACGTTGACGTAGTTGCAAACCGGATTAAGGAAGCCCGACCGGACATTCACGTGTTGGTACGCCTCACCTGCCCAGTAATTATGACGCACGTAGGCCCTGGCGGATTTGCCATTATTTATAAATAA
- a CDS encoding MDR family MFS transporter, with amino-acid sequence MSRAPRSEIRLTSVLIYSLLLNSGAALMWPLTTVYMHDTLHESLTVAGTVLFIMSCFMVLGNYLGGRLFDRWSPYQTAIISISIALIAVIWLIFAHGWPMFAILLFVYGLGEGASLTLLNAYAAKVQSRSTRQVFNSVYIGVNLGVVIGTTAVGYLMKYGVAVVFTVAAFFYVILLLMTILEFNVKFPPVQAHLHAAGDQGVDMGPTPRPRPRLIWLICGMVFFIYLSYTLWESVMPVHMGDLHISFEKYSLIWPINGLLIVIGQPIVNRIGLHFRMVPQIAFGVTVFAATFFMLIWARDYHWFVIIMVILTLGEMNGLPAIPAWIDSLADARAKGRYQGMFNIFMSLGRAVGPLFGGLMVEWFNYPILFAVAGSSILLALGAVLVANRQATT; translated from the coding sequence ATGAGCCGAGCACCTCGTTCCGAAATTCGGTTAACTTCGGTTTTAATTTATTCGCTACTACTTAATTCGGGAGCGGCCTTGATGTGGCCGTTAACGACCGTTTATATGCACGATACCTTGCACGAGTCACTCACGGTCGCGGGAACGGTGTTATTCATCATGTCGTGTTTCATGGTGTTAGGTAATTACCTGGGCGGACGGTTGTTTGACCGCTGGTCGCCTTACCAGACCGCCATCATTAGTATTTCGATTGCATTAATCGCTGTTATTTGGTTAATTTTTGCGCATGGCTGGCCCATGTTCGCCATTCTCCTGTTTGTCTACGGGCTCGGCGAGGGCGCCAGTCTGACCCTGTTAAATGCCTATGCAGCCAAGGTGCAAAGCAGAAGTACCCGCCAGGTGTTTAACTCCGTTTACATCGGTGTGAACCTGGGCGTGGTAATTGGGACGACGGCGGTTGGCTACCTCATGAAGTATGGAGTGGCCGTCGTCTTTACGGTCGCCGCGTTCTTTTACGTCATTCTGTTACTCATGACGATTCTTGAGTTTAACGTTAAATTTCCCCCGGTGCAAGCCCATTTGCATGCGGCAGGTGACCAGGGGGTTGATATGGGACCAACTCCCCGCCCACGTCCGCGCTTAATTTGGTTAATTTGTGGAATGGTCTTTTTTATCTATTTAAGTTACACATTGTGGGAAAGTGTCATGCCAGTTCACATGGGGGACCTGCACATTTCCTTTGAAAAATATAGTTTAATTTGGCCCATCAACGGGTTGTTAATTGTAATTGGGCAACCAATCGTGAATCGGATTGGGCTACATTTCCGCATGGTCCCCCAAATTGCGTTTGGGGTAACGGTGTTTGCGGCGACCTTCTTTATGTTAATCTGGGCGCGTGACTACCACTGGTTTGTCATTATCATGGTCATCTTAACCCTTGGAGAGATGAACGGACTCCCCGCCATTCCGGCCTGGATTGATAGTTTGGCGGATGCACGAGCAAAGGGGAGGTATCAAGGCATGTTTAACATTTTCATGTCCCTGGGTCGGGCAGTAGGGCCCTTGTTTGGCGGGCTGATGGTAGAATGGTTTAACTATCCGATTCTATTTGCGGTCGCCGGGAGCTCGATTTTACTGGCCTTAGGCGCTGTCTTAGTTGCCAATCGGCAGGCGACAACGTAA
- a CDS encoding ATP-binding cassette domain-containing protein — MQKQTETTEIIVRDAHQNNLQHVNVQLPKHEITVFLGESGSGKSSLVFDTVAAQSRRELNETFPSFTQQYLPKYGQPEVGAIENLPVAIAIEQKQLTGNARSTLATYTGIYSLLRLLYSRIGDHFVGYSEVFSFNLPQGMCPKCQGLGYVDDVDESKLIDPEKSLNEGAITFVSFRPGSWRWRRYGDSGLFDNDKPIKDYTPAEYQLLMHAPKQPFPHSPAAFKSTDYEGVVPRIVRSILHSSEGKHHQAAIDEVVTRRTCPVCQGARLNHQALSVTINGVNIAAATQMNLVQFLDFLKGIHAKLGDEIIRSLTTKLQPLVEIGLGYLTLDRTTSTLSGGEVQRIKIAKHLTNSLSDLLYVFDEPSVGLHPHDIQLIKKALLKLKSKGNTIFVVDHNPALFAIADHVVEVGPEAGAAGGKITFTGTYPELRDSKTLTGEWLRKPHQLATTQTPHEFVNLEHVSLHNLQDVSVKVPLGIMTVFSGVAGSGKSSLATALKQKLNGQYVDLTQQVAGISIRSTPVTYLNLLNPIRRLFGKTNHVSTQLFSYNGKGACPRCKGKGITITDMAFMDPVKQVCEVCGGKRYSQTALQYQYHGKDIAAVLALSVDEAVTFFAEEPELAQPLQRLQKVGLGYLGLDQALTTVSGGELQRLRLAQTLGENGQIYFLDEPTAGLHLKDTAQLIQLFQQLVQAGNSLILVEHNLDVISQADWLIDIGPGAGSYGGQVMYSGTPQGALTTPTSLTGQALATYLHQPADD, encoded by the coding sequence ATGCAAAAACAAACAGAGACTACAGAAATCATTGTGCGCGATGCGCACCAAAATAATTTACAGCACGTCAACGTCCAGCTTCCGAAACACGAAATCACCGTCTTTTTAGGGGAATCTGGATCGGGGAAGTCATCGTTGGTCTTTGATACGGTGGCCGCCCAATCTCGTCGGGAGCTAAACGAAACCTTTCCGAGTTTTACCCAACAGTACCTCCCCAAGTACGGGCAACCGGAGGTCGGAGCGATTGAAAACCTTCCGGTCGCGATTGCCATTGAACAGAAGCAACTGACGGGGAACGCCCGCTCCACGTTGGCAACCTACACGGGCATTTATTCGTTATTACGCCTCCTGTACTCCCGGATTGGGGATCACTTTGTGGGTTATTCGGAGGTTTTTTCGTTTAACCTGCCCCAGGGAATGTGTCCCAAGTGTCAGGGATTGGGCTACGTCGATGATGTCGACGAAAGCAAGTTGATTGACCCAGAAAAGTCCCTGAACGAGGGAGCCATTACCTTCGTGAGCTTTCGGCCTGGGAGTTGGCGGTGGCGGCGCTATGGTGATTCGGGCCTTTTTGATAATGATAAACCGATTAAAGATTACACGCCCGCTGAGTACCAGCTATTAATGCACGCCCCTAAACAACCGTTTCCACATTCGCCAGCCGCCTTTAAAAGTACTGATTACGAAGGCGTGGTGCCTCGGATTGTGCGCTCCATTCTGCACAGCTCTGAGGGAAAGCACCACCAAGCGGCCATTGATGAAGTGGTCACGCGCCGGACGTGTCCCGTCTGTCAGGGAGCCCGGTTGAACCACCAGGCGCTCAGCGTCACGATTAACGGGGTTAACATTGCGGCAGCCACGCAGATGAATCTGGTTCAGTTTTTGGATTTTCTTAAGGGGATTCACGCCAAACTGGGGGACGAAATCATTCGGAGCTTAACCACTAAGTTACAGCCCCTAGTGGAAATTGGGCTGGGCTATTTAACGTTAGACCGGACGACCAGCACGTTATCGGGTGGGGAAGTGCAACGGATCAAAATCGCTAAACACCTCACGAATTCGTTATCGGACTTGCTATACGTGTTTGATGAACCTAGTGTTGGTCTCCATCCCCACGACATTCAGTTGATTAAAAAAGCGTTATTGAAATTGAAATCCAAGGGGAACACCATCTTTGTCGTGGACCATAATCCCGCCCTCTTTGCGATTGCCGACCATGTGGTCGAAGTTGGTCCGGAAGCCGGAGCGGCCGGCGGGAAAATCACTTTTACCGGAACGTATCCAGAGCTGCGGGATTCTAAAACGCTTACGGGAGAGTGGTTACGAAAACCGCATCAGTTGGCAACGACCCAGACTCCTCATGAATTTGTGAACTTGGAACACGTCTCGTTGCATAATCTACAGGACGTTAGTGTTAAGGTCCCGCTCGGCATCATGACGGTGTTTTCGGGGGTAGCTGGTTCTGGGAAGAGTTCTTTGGCTACGGCCTTAAAACAGAAACTGAACGGGCAGTACGTCGATCTAACCCAGCAAGTCGCAGGGATTAGCATTCGTTCGACGCCGGTAACGTATTTAAACCTCTTGAATCCAATTCGGCGGCTCTTTGGAAAAACCAATCACGTTTCCACCCAGCTCTTTAGCTATAACGGAAAGGGGGCGTGTCCGCGGTGTAAAGGCAAAGGGATCACGATTACCGACATGGCGTTCATGGATCCGGTTAAGCAGGTCTGTGAGGTGTGTGGTGGAAAACGGTATAGCCAAACAGCCTTACAGTACCAGTACCACGGAAAGGACATTGCGGCCGTGCTCGCCTTATCCGTCGACGAGGCGGTAACTTTCTTTGCTGAAGAGCCGGAGTTAGCACAACCGTTACAACGGCTGCAAAAGGTCGGACTCGGCTACCTGGGCTTAGACCAAGCCTTAACCACGGTTTCTGGTGGAGAGTTACAACGGCTTCGGTTAGCCCAAACGCTCGGCGAAAACGGCCAAATTTACTTTTTAGACGAACCAACCGCGGGTCTGCATCTAAAGGATACCGCGCAACTGATTCAGCTCTTTCAACAGTTAGTTCAAGCTGGGAACAGTTTGATCCTCGTTGAGCATAACCTAGATGTGATTAGTCAGGCTGACTGGCTAATTGACATTGGGCCGGGCGCTGGGAGCTACGGGGGCCAGGTAATGTACAGTGGGACTCCGCAGGGAGCGTTAACCACACCCACGTCACTGACGGGGCAAGCGTTGGCAACGTATTTGCACCAGCCAGCCGACGACTAA
- a CDS encoding glycoside hydrolase family 32 protein, with amino-acid sequence MELDQHRMPQVTNPRFRQHYHLMPPQGWMNDPNGFTYFQGYYHLFYQYHPYGVEWGPMHWGHARSRDLVHWETLPPALAPDSAADESGCFSGSAIVKDHRLFLIYTGHHVPDASQPDDFWQTQNVAVSEDGIHFYKLATNPVIAEPPADNSQHFRDPKVLEHDGEYELMLGSQAAQTGTGRVLRYRSQNLVDWQFQGVVTAAESPDDGYMWECPDLFRVNGQDVLLMSPQGIPAGEQTNLNLYQTSYYLGQFDFATGKYTHDQLRELDHGHDFYAAQTMLAPDGRRIVIGWLDMWEAPFPEQADGWAGTMTLPRELTLQHDQLMMFPVTEVQQLRTKQVLADHWQGTERLLAVPDARHLELHLQTELTGWQGRQVTLRLHAEQQDLQLIYYSRTQQLVLQRAGADAQRFAQLRPTEPLDVHVWTDTSSVEIFVNHGEAVFSERFYPEVNPQVTLTADAPVNVDLTAYQLE; translated from the coding sequence ATGGAACTCGATCAGCATCGGATGCCCCAAGTCACCAACCCCCGCTTTCGGCAGCACTATCATTTAATGCCACCGCAGGGTTGGATGAACGATCCCAACGGCTTTACTTACTTTCAAGGTTACTACCACCTGTTTTACCAGTATCATCCTTATGGAGTGGAGTGGGGTCCCATGCACTGGGGGCACGCCCGCAGTCGCGACTTAGTCCACTGGGAAACGTTACCGCCGGCACTGGCACCAGATAGCGCCGCCGATGAATCCGGTTGTTTTTCGGGAAGTGCGATTGTGAAAGATCACCGCTTGTTCCTCATTTACACGGGTCATCACGTTCCAGATGCCAGTCAGCCCGATGACTTTTGGCAAACCCAAAACGTGGCCGTGAGTGAAGATGGCATTCATTTTTATAAACTAGCTACGAATCCAGTCATTGCGGAACCGCCGGCGGATAACAGTCAACATTTTCGCGATCCGAAGGTATTGGAGCACGACGGAGAGTACGAGCTCATGTTAGGGAGTCAAGCGGCGCAGACTGGCACCGGCCGGGTGTTAAGGTACCGGTCGCAGAACCTCGTGGATTGGCAATTTCAGGGGGTCGTCACGGCGGCTGAGTCACCTGACGATGGTTATATGTGGGAATGTCCCGACCTGTTCCGCGTGAACGGGCAGGACGTCTTACTGATGTCACCCCAAGGGATTCCGGCGGGGGAACAAACTAATTTAAACCTCTACCAAACAAGCTACTACCTAGGACAATTCGACTTTGCCACTGGCAAGTATACTCATGATCAACTACGAGAATTGGACCACGGCCATGATTTTTACGCTGCCCAAACCATGTTGGCCCCCGATGGTCGACGAATCGTGATTGGGTGGCTGGATATGTGGGAAGCACCATTTCCAGAACAAGCTGACGGGTGGGCCGGGACGATGACGCTCCCGCGGGAACTAACGCTCCAACACGACCAGTTAATGATGTTTCCGGTGACCGAGGTGCAACAACTGCGCACAAAGCAGGTGCTTGCTGACCACTGGCAGGGTACGGAACGGTTGTTAGCGGTTCCAGACGCCCGTCACTTAGAACTGCACCTGCAAACAGAACTAACGGGCTGGCAGGGACGCCAGGTGACCCTGCGCTTGCACGCGGAACAACAGGATTTACAGCTGATCTACTATTCCCGCACGCAGCAATTAGTATTACAACGAGCCGGAGCGGATGCACAGCGCTTTGCGCAGCTCCGGCCCACAGAGCCGCTCGACGTGCACGTCTGGACCGATACCAGTTCGGTTGAGATCTTTGTAAACCACGGAGAAGCAGTGTTTAGCGAACGGTTTTATCCAGAGGTGAACCCGCAGGTGACCCTCACGGCTGATGCACCAGTGAACGTCGACCTAACCGCTTATCAGTTAGAATAA
- a CDS encoding glycosyltransferase family 8 protein: protein MSTTNPLDILVTCNQSYIPPLRVMLYSLRLNNPGVPFRVWFLQSDPDATTNEQLHNYAKQLELELHIIQMDEHLELPASFLSAYHYPQEMYFRLLCANVLPPTLHRVLYLDPDLLVTNDLRPLWNTDLAGKMFAAAVHKGLTDIMRSVNNLRLGTDGGYYNSGVMLMDLDQMRHKVKVDDLVNTIEKYHDYLILPDQDILNYLYSNDTKEISEDLWNFDARKSLLYLTRSGGTENLAWVMAKTAIIHFCGKPKPWQSGSSTPYTALWLNYQQIVNTQFI from the coding sequence ATGTCTACCACTAATCCACTTGATATTTTGGTTACTTGTAACCAAAGCTACATTCCACCCCTGCGGGTAATGTTATACTCGCTGCGCTTAAATAATCCGGGAGTGCCCTTTCGAGTCTGGTTTCTACAGTCAGACCCCGATGCTACCACGAACGAACAACTTCACAATTATGCTAAGCAGCTTGAGTTGGAGCTTCACATCATCCAGATGGACGAACACCTCGAACTCCCTGCGTCCTTTTTGAGTGCCTATCATTATCCACAAGAAATGTACTTCCGGCTCCTGTGCGCCAACGTGTTACCCCCGACGCTGCATCGGGTGCTCTACCTAGATCCCGACCTACTGGTCACAAACGACCTGCGCCCCCTCTGGAACACTGATTTAGCGGGCAAAATGTTTGCTGCCGCTGTCCATAAGGGGCTCACAGACATCATGCGCTCCGTCAACAACCTCCGCCTCGGAACGGACGGGGGCTACTATAATTCAGGCGTCATGCTGATGGACTTAGATCAGATGCGCCACAAAGTTAAGGTTGATGATCTTGTTAATACGATTGAGAAGTACCACGATTACCTCATTTTGCCGGATCAAGACATCCTAAACTACCTCTATAGTAATGATACCAAGGAGATTTCAGAGGATCTCTGGAACTTTGACGCGCGCAAATCATTGCTCTATCTAACCCGCAGTGGGGGTACCGAAAACCTAGCTTGGGTCATGGCCAAGACCGCCATCATCCATTTTTGCGGGAAACCCAAACCCTGGCAGTCCGGGAGTAGTACGCCCTATACAGCTCTCTGGCTTAATTACCAACAAATCGTTAATACCCAGTTTATCTAA